A genomic window from Candidatus Protochlamydia phocaeensis includes:
- a CDS encoding competence protein CoiA, whose translation MQLYALDQTKKLISAQRANRQQDYYCIECQSCVRLRAGLQRKRHFYHVQPTRSCRLHQKGPIHLQLQLHLYDLLPPQDCRLEYRLPEIGRIADVAWLSKKIVFEIQYSFITSEEVERRNQDYRKAGWQVVWILHDHLYNQVRLTAAEQALRTCPHYFTNMDREGKGCIYDQFDLVNKGLRKQRMKPLPVDLTQPQEFEKSSDSNKRLRLVFQRACQWPFFFSGDLSCLQRQKETSFYLQAAHMKEDQFYGDEALQAKKRAYQRMKSFIKHLFYPYRLLFHLWLEKACR comes from the coding sequence ATGCAGCTCTACGCTTTGGATCAAACAAAAAAACTGATTAGCGCCCAGAGGGCAAATAGACAGCAAGACTATTATTGCATCGAGTGCCAAAGCTGCGTACGCCTAAGGGCCGGATTGCAGCGCAAACGGCATTTTTACCACGTACAGCCCACACGGTCTTGCCGGCTTCATCAAAAGGGGCCCATCCATTTGCAGCTGCAATTGCATCTATACGACCTTCTTCCCCCGCAAGACTGTCGGCTCGAATACCGCCTGCCAGAAATTGGGCGCATCGCCGACGTTGCCTGGTTATCTAAAAAGATTGTTTTTGAAATCCAATATTCTTTTATTACCTCAGAAGAAGTCGAGCGGCGCAACCAAGATTATCGAAAAGCAGGCTGGCAAGTCGTTTGGATCTTGCATGACCACCTCTACAATCAAGTGCGCCTGACAGCCGCTGAACAAGCTTTGCGCACTTGTCCCCATTATTTTACAAATATGGACCGCGAAGGAAAAGGCTGTATTTACGATCAGTTTGATTTAGTAAATAAAGGGCTGCGCAAGCAGAGAATGAAGCCTTTGCCGGTCGATTTGACCCAGCCGCAGGAGTTTGAAAAGTCCAGCGATTCAAACAAGCGCTTGCGCCTCGTTTTTCAACGAGCTTGCCAATGGCCTTTTTTCTTTTCGGGCGACCTTAGTTGCTTGCAAAGGCAAAAAGAGACCAGCTTCTATTTACAGGCAGCGCATATGAAAGAAGACCAATTTTATGGGGATGAAGCGCTGCAAGCCAAGAAAAGAGCTTATCAACGGATGAAGTCTTTTATAAAACACCTCTTTTATCCTTACCGTTTGCTATTTCACTTATGGTTGGAGAAGGCTTGCCGCTAG